The Raphanus sativus cultivar WK10039 chromosome 2, ASM80110v3, whole genome shotgun sequence DNA segment TCGTACTCATTTTCGTCTCTTTCGCTATCTCTCCGTCTACCTCAACGGCGCCGGAAGACTGCGGAAGCGAGTCAGCTAACCCGTGCGTCAACAAAGCTAAAGCATTGCCCCTCAAAATCATAGCGATTGCAGTCATCCTGATAGCAAGCATGATTGGTGTTGGAGCTCCTCTCTTTAGCCGGAACGTGCCCTTCCTTCAACCTGATGGGAACATTTTCACTATTGTTAAGTGTTTCGCCTCAGGGATTATCCTTGGAACTGGTTTTATGCATGTTTTGCCTGATTCTTTCGAGATGTTGTCATCACCATGTCTTAAAGAGAACCCGTGGCATAAATTTCCATTCTCCGGGTTTCTCGCTATGTTGTCCGGTCTAATCACTTTAGTGATTGATTCTATGGCTACAAGTATCTATACTAGCAAGAACGCTGTTGGGATCGTACCACATGGGCATGGTCACGGCCCTGGAAATGGTGTTAGCTTACCAACAAAAGATGGCGATTCAGGGAGTGCACAACTCTTGCGATATCGAGTCATTGCTATGGTTAGTACACATAAGGACGTATTCGAAACCAAATATTAAtattgtatcattttaaataatatataaccgAAATAAatcttattaatatatataggtatTGGAACTCGGAATTATAGTTCACTCTGTGGTCATTGGACTATCTCTAGGAGCAACAAGTGACACTTGCGCCATTAAAGGTCTCATCGCAGCTCTTTGCTTCCATCAAATGTTCGAAGGCATGGGTCTTGGTGGTTGCATTCTCCaggtatataaaattataaccaATATTATCTTCTGTCAAGATGTTAGAAttgtaattaacaaaattttaatgttGGAGATGTTTTCAGGCCGAGTATACGAACTTGAAGAAATTTCTTATGGCGTTCTTTTTTGCGATAACAACGCCATTCGGAATAGCGTTAGGGATCGCTCTTTCTACAATTTACAGAGACAATAGCCCCAGTGCATTGATCACTGTTGGGTTGCTCAATGCATGCTCCGCGGGATTGCTCATCTACATGGCGCTTGTAGACCTTCTAGCGGCCGAGTTCATGGGACCAAAGCTTCAAGGTAGCGTCAAAATGCAAATCAAGTGTTTCATTGCGGCTCTTTTAGGGTGTGGTGGCATGTCGATTATCGCCAAATGGGCTTAACTTTGTCCCCGGGATAGTACTGCGGAACTGAAGTCATGTGGCTTTTTCTTGTCGAACTAAAAACCGTTTTCGGTTTAAGTCTCGTGTCTTTgtcgttttttttcttcttctttacatGATActtatctataatatttaatgtcTTTTGAGATTATACGTCTTGTTATTGGTCCTACGAGTCCTTCCATTTGTTTTCGGGGTAATAGTTCGTTGTCGTATAGTGTTTTCTCATCGCATTTACATAAATAAGTCTCTTTTCAAGATCAGCAAATTATAGAAATAGAGTGATTTGTTACGTATTTAAATTCGGCAAGCTGAATGCCAAACATTGGAACATTTGTAACATTAGTCTATTATATATAAGTAGGCCGGTACACCGTACACATGCCCATTGATAACATGCATACTACACTCGTACTGCTCAAttctcaaaatttatttttctgatgTGTTCGACGCGGATTATTTGGTGCTATTCATATTTTTACCGGCTGGCCAATACCATTTGATTTGTTATGGCTTTAAGTTTTGGTTGTAATCTGTGTCTGGGGAATTTTGTTTTCCGCCAGCTTTGTCTCCGAGGATATACTTTCTCTCCGCCGGCTTTGTAACTCTGCATGTGTACCTTTGTTGTTTCAATGAAAATTTCAgatgttaaaagaaaaacaagaagttAAAGCAGTAACAAAATCAAGGTGATCAAGATCCAATATAGTGTAATATCTAGaagtatattataaaataacaaaagaaaggtTGGGTTGTCTTAATAGCAACCATAACAAATCCCTTTTCAGCATTAGTACTTCAAAATTAAGCTATTTCATATAGCTTTTCTTACCTGGCATTTTCGTTTTTTGTCTATTGGTGTTCACTTTGAAAACCCATTTTTCACACCACAACAAAAGGGATGAGAACGAAGCCGGTGAGGGATGAGACCAATATGGCAATATCCCACAAGTCTTAGTCCAGAAAATTTCGGTGactatattttaatgattttaaagaCAATAAAGTCAATTATCTTTTCTTTACTCGCCAGTCAATAATCTATATCACATATTAGAATGcctttttttgtcacgaaacaCATATATTAGAATGCCTTAAACAAAAGAATCAGTTGCAGAGAAAGTGGTTACTGCACattgcatatataatatatcagtCTACGGCGTTCAAAAAATTGGCCTGAACGTCCGCCTTAGCAATTTATATTAGACGTCTAACCATcgatttttagatatatatatattacggcatattacataaatatccaatacaaaaagaatatttaaaccTTGACAATGATGAAAGCAGATAATTGGGAATATGAATACATCAGCGTCACCAAACTAATTCATTGTTTTCTAAATTAACTACTTCAACTAATTAAACTTCCACCAAACGGGGAACCCCTTTTGATACAGTGATTAGATTAAAGTTTATTAATGTTTCTAAACTtcagaaaatactaaattatgtatattatgaaaaaaatatgttacaagagatcttcaattTGTTACAGTCAGACGTGAATTTTTACAAAAGATGATAGAATTGTCAGCTgtaagttattattaattacacatctctgaccaatagtattttagataaataatattatttataaaatcaatgtagtttataattaattttcagctgaagtAAGTATAATTTGTATCAAAATTGTAAAgtgataattttttataataagaaaaaaatatttaaatgatacttattataaaacagaggaagtactaatttatttaaaaccTGAAAATCAATAACATGTATATTATCCAAATCAGATATACAATAGCACATCAAACtcaataaaactttaatttatagTATACTAGTGATATTTtggcgctacgcgccggatttgtatgttttttcttacttaacttataatttattatatggtcttagtaaagaaaatatgtaaaatgaaaatatgtaaaaaataatattttctgatctttttataataattagcgaccataatatattattttgtttgaagttaTTTAGTTCAAAGTAAAATAACATAAGTAGTTGTTaataatcgatttaataaaaatagaataaaaattaatagtcgTAAAAGGTTTTTTTTAGTTGGAATCTTAAATACTTGTGTCATAGACTGAGCtttctttcaaaaaatgtttaaaagtgTTAAATCTGAGAAAGTTGATTAACGCATGTAGGAGGACCACCTCAGAAAGGAGATGATGCATAAGAAAACTGCTATTTTAAAAGTAAGCAATCATTAACTGGTAAACTGAAATAAGAAATCGGTGTACCTTCCCATTAATCAACAACATATCAACCCCAATATCTTTCtcctttcttaacatttcaagtTTGCCAAAATTGTTGTAGCCTAGTTTGAACATCTCTACACTGATTTGTCTTTAACTCCGAACAATGAAACTGGAAATTTGACAATGATTGAATTGGAAAAAGTAAAGGGAGTATCGTCCGAACTCTCACACCATCTATACATATACAATGAAACTGAGAAAGCAGGAACTAAAGAAGCATTCAATAAGAGATGGTGTGATGAATGTGATTTctggattgattatatgaatgattacgtcgattgcgttaaagaaggagaattgTAGAGGCTatattctccatcgtcaacatcaaatacaaaaaaaatcctataaaccaatgttttgaaacccgacccggACACTGAATCAAATGATTTACCTAATCACTGGATCATTGGATTAACCGCATATGAATTGcgggttaataaataaattagttttattatatattaatatattagctatgaaaacaaatatatataaaaactaaagttaagaattttaagtgtacataaaaaatattaagaaatagtttagactatttaaaaaagttgtaacataagaattatgacatctaaaaaaatcaagacatttttcaatccaaaataaaccagaattaaaatattattgtaataaattgtcaataacaaaaataaactaacaccagatcacatcaactaattttggttttctctaaattttaaaacttaccaacatttttttttttctaaatttgtcaCTTCATCATTTTTGGGATATTTTTCAGTAAGAAAAttctctaatttattataatcaatctcgccaggtttttcttcttcaacgatccaaactctgttttgtaattcatatgatcatatgatttttttatctggaaattaaaaatgtaatgatatgtattaaattaaattaaataaaaaaaattatttactcaGCTTTCTTGCCAAAGTAAATTGTAGTGTAGAGGAATAATAAGTCTCATCGTGCTTCAGTCTGTTTTACGTACGTGCAGCTCAAGCACAATCATGACTCAATTTTTTTACAAACGTAAATTGTAGtatagaagaagaggaagacgataataaaactgaaatttcaaaattttaattagaaatttagaatatataaaataattccaaaatataacttaaactaaaaatagtaaaaacaaaaattatctaTCGATTCAATCAGTGCTGCAATAAAACTCAAACTCAATTTCTATTGGGTCACAGATTTATCAGTTCAATTACGGATCTGGGTCAGATTCAAAACATTCTTATAAACGCTTGGACATGTATCAAAAAAAGTTTAACCTCTCCTCCCCCTatttatttcacaattaataccaaaattcattaaatttaagttgaaaaaatattttaattattaaaaaaaaagtttaacttTTCCTCCCCCCTCCATTGATTTcacaattaataccaaaattcattaaattaaaGTTGAgaacatattttaattattaaaaagaaaatgccaCATGGAATTTTTCCCcccaaaaagataaaaagcctattttattagtatagatagatactATATACCATGAAGTTATGGAGTTAGCCGTACATAAAGAGagttgacaaagaaaaaaagccGTACATAAAGAGATAGTGGACAATATAAAGGGATAATTTGCAAAATACCCTATTTaggatttgaaatttgaaaactgcattttctattttattttttgaaaaatacattttttaattatgaaatgACTTGTTTACCCAAGATATTTcagtaattaatatattaatccaaaattaatatagaaattcgtaattaataaaaaaaatcattaaaattattttgtttaagataaatatgtgttgaaataaatatgttattttatcattttaattttacaatatgtgaattatgatttgttttgactttatcatgaaatttatacatattttcctttattttatttttaatctatataaACAAGAAAGAGCGAGTTACgttgttaaaaaaacaaattaggtTTACAAATTTTCATCTTTTTTGGAATTGTTATCTATTTGAATTAGGTTTACAAACTagttttcataaaaacaaattaggTTTACAAACTGGTATTTGATTCATGAAGCAACAAACCTCTCTCagataagaagaagaatctgtgaaaggagaaaaaaaattcaaagatgGAGAAGAAACTAGAAGGAAGACGCCgtcttgtttattttttattttttaaacagtaaaatatttaaaatatattttgtagattgtgtaatgattttatttttaaaaaatcaaaattttaaacaatatatctGAATTAGAGAAATACTAGGAATGAacaattatgtaaatttatatatatctaagtgtatttttccaaaatcttaaataaaggtataattttcaaaaaaaaattcttatgggagtgtatttttccaaattttccccaatataaaacataattctttttttttttgcaaaagatttaaataaaacataattcttATCCTAAAGAATATAAGATGTATGTTATCAGTAAACAATAATTTCTTCATCAGCAACAATAAATGGCATGAAAAGAGCCGGCGTACATTACTATATACACGACTCATCGAACAGGTGCAAAGACACATAGACATTAAACAACCGAACAGAacacaaaaccaaaagaaaaaatggcTTCAACCTCAACACTCCTAATGAAAACAGTCTTCGTCGTACTCATCTTTGTCTCTTTCACAATTTCTCCGGCAAATTCAACGGTGCCTGAAGAATGCGCAAGCGAGTCAGCGAACCCTTGTGTCAACAAAGCTAAAGCTTTGCCTCTCAAAATCATAGCAATTATCTCAATCCTAGTCGCAAGCATGATTGGTGTTGGAGCTCCTCTCTTTAGCCGTTCCGTGCCGTTCCTCCGACCCGATGGAGATATTTTCACTGTGGTTAAGTGTTTCGCCTCTGGGATCATCCTAGGGACCGGTTTTATGCACGTTTTGCCTGATTCTTTCGACATGTTGTCATCAAAATGTCTTGAAGAGAACCCGTGGCACAAGTTTCCCTTCACTGGGTTTCTCGCTATGTTGTCTGGTCTAGTTACACTAGCAATTGATTCCATGGCTACGAGCCTCTACACTAGCAAGAACGCAGTTGGGATCGTGCCCCATGGTCATGGTCACGGCCCCGCAAATGGTGTTACCTTACCAACAAAAGATGATGATTCCGCCACTGCACAACTCTTGAGATATCGAGTCATTGCTATGGTAAGTAGTAATATACGGAtactaacatattaaaaaccAAATACTAATCGACGTTAacaatttcttcttcttttttggtaaaatgttaaaattgaCGTTATGATTATTTAATGACATATTACTGGATGTcattgtattaaatatttattgatatttagGTACTGGAGCTCGGAATAATAGTTCACTCTGTGGTCATTGGATTGTCGCTAGGAGCAACTAATGACACTTGCACCATCAAAGGACTTATCGCAGCTCTTTGCTTCCATCAAATGTTCGAAGGCATGGGTCTTGGTGGTTGCATTCTCCAGGTATAtcgatttatatatatttacaaaaattctATCCTTCTTCAGATGCTAAAATTGGAAATATATGAAACGTTTAATGTTTGAGATGTTTTCAGGCTGAGTATACGAACATGAAAAAGTTTGTTATGGCATTCTTTTTCGCGGTAACAACGCCATTCGGAATAGCGTTAGGAATCGCTCTATCCACCGTTTACAGAGAAAACAGTCCCAATGCGTTGATCACTATTGGACTTCTCAATGCATGCTCGGCCGGATTACTAATCTACATGGCGCTCGTCGACCT contains these protein-coding regions:
- the LOC108829511 gene encoding fe(2+) transport protein 1-like; the encoded protein is MASTSTLLMKTVFVVLIFVSFTISPANSTVPEECASESANPCVNKAKALPLKIIAIISILVASMIGVGAPLFSRSVPFLRPDGDIFTVVKCFASGIILGTGFMHVLPDSFDMLSSKCLEENPWHKFPFTGFLAMLSGLVTLAIDSMATSLYTSKNAVGIVPHGHGHGPANGVTLPTKDDDSATAQLLRYRVIAMVLELGIIVHSVVIGLSLGATNDTCTIKGLIAALCFHQMFEGMGLGGCILQAEYTNMKKFVMAFFFAVTTPFGIALGIALSTVYRENSPNALITIGLLNACSAGLLIYMALVDLLAAEFMGPKLQGSIKMQFKCFVAALLECGGMSILAKWA
- the LOC108840932 gene encoding fe(2+) transport protein 1, whose protein sequence is MVSTSTLLMKTIFLVLIFVSFAISPSTSTAPEDCGSESANPCVNKAKALPLKIIAIAVILIASMIGVGAPLFSRNVPFLQPDGNIFTIVKCFASGIILGTGFMHVLPDSFEMLSSPCLKENPWHKFPFSGFLAMLSGLITLVIDSMATSIYTSKNAVGIVPHGHGHGPGNGVSLPTKDGDSGSAQLLRYRVIAMVLELGIIVHSVVIGLSLGATSDTCAIKGLIAALCFHQMFEGMGLGGCILQAEYTNLKKFLMAFFFAITTPFGIALGIALSTIYRDNSPSALITVGLLNACSAGLLIYMALVDLLAAEFMGPKLQGSVKMQIKCFIAALLGCGGMSIIAKWA